From a single Metopolophium dirhodum isolate CAU chromosome 6, ASM1992520v1, whole genome shotgun sequence genomic region:
- the LOC132947260 gene encoding uncharacterized protein LOC132947260: MLVEKKNESNHYAKEVVQLDAENKSLADEVVTLKVKEKRLTEKVKVLQTKNVILEEEIENLKQNVVDKENKSDTDEVVILKVREKRLTEKVTLLKTKNLSLEEEIENLKQKFAVSQCELNALTQATSSNVDEVCEKVEGLTIDTATYSDPDISHISYSEKCDEWWCPKHSDFNEILKKISLKEQSVEDRYLVRKAKARHTYWQGEKNKNTPRCPMQDNKKGTPNRYQAPTFWPSPLQQ; encoded by the exons ATGttagtggaaaaaaaaaatgaaagcaaTCATTATGCAAAGGAGGTGGTTCAACTGGACGCAGAAAATAAGTCCCTCGCAGATGAAGTT GTTACATTGAAAGTTAAGGAAAAAAGACTGACTGAAAAAGtt aaagtactacaaacaaaaaatgtaattttggaAGAAGAAATT gaaaatttaaaacagaatgTAGTAGACAAAGAAAACAAATCCGACACAGATGAAGTT gttATATTGAAAGTTAGGGAAAAAAGGCTGACCGAAAAAGTT ACattactaaaaacaaaaaatttaagtttggAAGAAGAAATT gaaaatttaaaacagaaatttgCAGTGAGCCAATGTGaattaaat GCTCTTACGCAAGCTACTAGCTCAAATGTAGATGAAGTATGTGAAAAAGTAGAAGGTTTAACAATAGATACTGCTACATACTCTGATCCAGACATTAGCCATATTAGTTATTCTGAA aaatGCGATGAATGGTGGTGCCCAAAGCACAGTGACTTCAATGAGATCTTAAAAAAGATCTCGCTCAAAGAACAGTCCGTGGAAGATCGCTATTTAGTGAGAAAGGCTAAAGCCAGACATACTTACTGGCAAGgcgaaaaaaataaa aaTACACCAAGGTGCCCAATGCAGGACAATAAAAAAGGCACACCTAATCGCTACCAAGCACCAACTTTTTGGCCGAGTCCGcttcaacaataa